One stretch of Halobiforma lacisalsi AJ5 DNA includes these proteins:
- the cas4 gene encoding CRISPR-associated protein Cas4, whose protein sequence is MTSELAEKYARDERQPEREPEVRITGLMVQYYHVCKRELWFMSRGIDIDRETTNIQRGTHIDETSYQNERHSFMINNRIQLDVLGSGDIMEVKASSRLEEPARMQLLFYLWFLQEIYGIEKDGILAYPTERKRETITLNSSTIEKVESTITGILKVVDLDTPPELEKKAYCDSCLYQDICWM, encoded by the coding sequence ATGACAAGTGAATTAGCTGAAAAATACGCTAGGGATGAACGACAACCTGAGAGGGAACCAGAAGTCAGGATTACGGGCTTGATGGTCCAGTATTACCATGTTTGTAAACGCGAACTCTGGTTTATGTCTCGAGGAATCGATATTGACCGTGAAACTACCAACATCCAACGTGGAACACATATAGACGAAACTAGTTACCAAAATGAACGCCATTCCTTTATGATCAACAATCGGATTCAATTAGATGTCCTCGGCTCAGGAGATATAATGGAAGTCAAAGCATCCTCAAGATTAGAAGAACCAGCCCGCATGCAGTTATTATTTTATCTATGGTTTTTACAGGAAATATATGGCATCGAAAAAGATGGTATCTTAGCATATCCCACAGAACGGAAACGAGAAACGATCACACTCAACTCTTCAACCATAGAAAAGGTTGAATCGACTATCACTGGAATTCTGAAGGTAGTGGATCTGGATACTCCCCCAGAATTGGAGAAGAAAGCATACTGCGACTCTTGTCTGTACCAAGATATTTGTTGGATGTGA
- a CDS encoding CRISPR-associated endonuclease Cas3'', producing MRLPLISHPARDEETNTYADAHLTDQGDLRLTAHAQVVADRAVQLFGESDDTAEYLRAAAVLHDFGKATPQFQAYVRPDETVDCPDEETTHARLGALATWYVLGELDAPDRDRLAATLAVARHHQALPNAAQYTAEPLARAFEEQDGVIQAQLDAIDEKWPEAALELLSETQLSDAEWESFYSWAVTGNVASELREISAQQTLGGYTPDSGALPRKLYDRTLRYWSAITLADKSHAMDIPEDWLFDLDTLDRETIENYIRDIRDDPSESELEARLNDERERARRQAIRGVHEWVHNGDSQIATLTLPTGLGKTFTGLSAAFEARNLLTADDGSTPRPIIYALPYTSIIEQTRELFEDPDLWGADPKRSALTVHHYLSETVVHRDEYANKDTTVTDDDETAELLGEAWRDGTILTTFVQLFESLTGPTNRQGLKLSALNSSLIILDEPQALPKDWWDGVERLLGVLTDEFDARVIAMTATQPSLVRNLQTESLLTAGQNHNLTTCPACREGPAYEVTLPPAPRDEYFAEAERVRYTIDPTALSRQIGVSETHVGYDTAANRILEATGAGGSTLAVCNTISSSRELTDELQNRPGVAHLGSEIESVLEETGVNAINPDLTPKQVVNEVVGRLSLDSGISPRDDLATPNQTQESTNDPTAYLLTLNSRYRPFDRRILIELADRFSTGETPFILVSTQAIEAGVDLSFETVFRDLAPLDSIVQAAGRCNRSYEWGQNGGRVIVWMLADPDEETPHDPSKKPPAYYVYERGATDAGVPDHLRIISRVLSEIPNPDDVADVTLSRDAVTAYFDALDSRSLWSGELRDAIDTAKARWLGRQSLISGAQTLDVLVALTDAERAEIEQMSNLLMNGDPDGYARLQNASALRVSLPKSIIEESPRLSRIDHQERDSDGVQVFRYSGDGDLEYGFAAGGLEQATESVSNRFTL from the coding sequence ATGCGGCTTCCACTCATTTCACACCCGGCCCGAGACGAAGAGACGAACACCTACGCTGATGCCCACCTCACTGACCAAGGGGATCTTCGACTCACTGCCCACGCTCAGGTCGTAGCGGATCGAGCAGTCCAGTTGTTCGGAGAGAGTGATGATACGGCGGAATACCTCCGTGCAGCTGCTGTGCTACACGACTTCGGCAAAGCTACTCCACAGTTCCAGGCTTATGTGCGTCCTGACGAAACGGTCGACTGTCCCGACGAGGAAACGACACATGCCCGCCTTGGGGCGTTAGCAACATGGTACGTGCTGGGCGAGCTAGATGCACCTGATCGTGACCGTCTTGCAGCCACTCTCGCGGTTGCTCGGCACCACCAAGCCCTTCCTAACGCTGCCCAGTATACTGCCGAACCGTTGGCCCGTGCGTTCGAAGAACAAGACGGCGTGATCCAGGCCCAACTGGACGCCATCGACGAGAAATGGCCTGAAGCAGCGTTGGAACTACTCTCAGAAACACAGCTATCTGATGCCGAGTGGGAGTCCTTCTATTCGTGGGCCGTCACCGGCAATGTGGCCTCGGAGCTACGAGAGATAAGTGCACAGCAAACGCTCGGTGGCTATACCCCAGATTCAGGGGCACTTCCCAGAAAGCTCTATGACCGGACTCTTCGGTACTGGTCGGCCATCACGTTAGCAGATAAGAGCCATGCGATGGACATTCCTGAGGACTGGTTATTCGATCTGGATACTCTGGACCGTGAAACCATCGAGAACTACATTAGGGATATCCGGGACGACCCCTCAGAAAGTGAGTTAGAAGCCCGGTTGAACGATGAACGTGAGCGTGCTCGACGACAGGCTATTCGAGGCGTACACGAGTGGGTGCACAACGGTGACTCGCAGATCGCGACGCTCACTCTTCCGACGGGGCTGGGGAAGACATTCACCGGCTTGTCAGCGGCTTTTGAGGCTCGGAATCTCCTTACCGCTGATGATGGTTCCACACCGAGGCCAATCATCTATGCACTCCCCTATACGAGTATCATCGAACAGACACGGGAACTCTTCGAGGATCCAGATCTCTGGGGTGCTGATCCAAAGCGATCAGCTCTGACAGTCCATCATTATCTCAGTGAAACCGTTGTTCATCGCGACGAGTACGCGAACAAGGACACAACAGTGACCGATGACGATGAGACTGCTGAACTACTCGGGGAGGCGTGGCGCGATGGGACGATTCTGACGACATTCGTCCAACTCTTTGAGAGTCTCACTGGCCCGACAAACAGGCAAGGATTGAAGCTTTCAGCACTCAACTCGAGCCTTATCATCTTAGACGAACCCCAGGCACTACCAAAGGATTGGTGGGATGGAGTCGAGCGACTGCTGGGGGTCCTCACCGACGAATTCGATGCTCGAGTCATCGCCATGACCGCAACTCAGCCTAGTTTGGTTCGTAATCTGCAGACGGAATCACTGTTGACAGCTGGACAGAACCACAACCTCACTACTTGTCCAGCATGTCGAGAAGGGCCCGCTTACGAGGTGACTCTGCCGCCGGCTCCCCGTGACGAGTACTTTGCAGAAGCTGAGCGCGTTCGGTACACGATTGACCCAACGGCATTAAGTCGTCAAATCGGGGTTTCTGAGACTCATGTTGGATATGATACGGCTGCCAATCGGATTCTCGAAGCCACTGGCGCCGGTGGATCGACCCTAGCAGTGTGCAACACGATTAGCAGCTCGAGAGAACTCACAGATGAGCTTCAAAATCGTCCTGGTGTCGCCCACTTGGGCAGCGAAATTGAGTCCGTACTAGAAGAGACTGGCGTGAATGCGATCAATCCAGACCTCACACCGAAGCAAGTCGTCAATGAGGTGGTGGGACGCCTCAGTCTCGATAGTGGAATTTCCCCGAGAGACGATCTGGCTACCCCAAATCAAACACAGGAATCAACTAACGACCCTACGGCATACCTGCTCACGTTGAATTCTCGGTATCGGCCGTTCGACAGACGGATCCTGATCGAACTCGCCGACCGCTTTTCGACCGGTGAGACGCCGTTCATCCTCGTATCAACCCAGGCTATCGAAGCAGGTGTTGATCTCAGTTTCGAGACCGTCTTTCGAGATCTCGCTCCATTAGATAGTATCGTTCAGGCTGCGGGCCGATGTAATCGGTCGTATGAATGGGGACAGAACGGCGGTCGAGTAATCGTCTGGATGTTGGCTGATCCAGACGAGGAAACGCCACACGATCCTTCGAAGAAACCGCCCGCCTATTACGTCTACGAACGGGGGGCAACCGATGCTGGCGTCCCAGATCATCTCAGGATTATCTCTAGGGTGCTCAGCGAAATTCCGAATCCCGATGATGTGGCTGACGTGACGCTGTCTCGAGACGCCGTAACTGCATATTTTGACGCGCTTGACAGCAGATCGCTCTGGAGCGGTGAACTCCGAGACGCCATTGATACGGCTAAAGCTCGTTGGCTCGGTCGCCAATCCTTGATCAGTGGGGCCCAAACGTTAGACGTCTTAGTCGCACTCACAGATGCTGAAAGAGCAGAAATTGAGCAGATGTCTAATCTTCTCATGAATGGTGATCCTGATGGCTATGCTCGACTTCAAAACGCGTCTGCTCTTCGGGTCTCTCTTCCAAAATCCATTATCGAAGAATCACCACGACTCTCTAGAATCGACCATCAAGAGCGCGATAGTGATGGTGTTCAGGTCTTCCGATACTCTGGAGATGGCGATCTCGAGTATGGCTTCGCTGCAGGAGGATTGGAGCAAGCAACTGAATCGGTATCAAATCGATTTACGCTTTAA
- the cas5b gene encoding type I-B CRISPR-associated protein Cas5b, with translation MSPQIDDDGVPDRCLSFTVRSTWGHFKRVGRSVTKQTYRVPPRTTVAGMLAAIVGAERNSYYDVFGADNAAIAITPLSDIRTVNIPTVGLGTDPGQDVTTTVGNYYSEYNLTYQDTTKDRQLHAYEVLADPAYRIDVALEDEAFYDELRDHLESGTAVYPPSLGKSEYLATIEDIEIDRPPSRVDTDGVVEIDSVVPGSLSDAIPQGGVTYGTERSPAVMERVDGGRRTTRFDDYVYTNQADDVVQIRADADPVPVSVGSRTVVFR, from the coding sequence ATGTCACCACAGATCGACGACGATGGGGTCCCTGATCGCTGCCTGTCGTTCACCGTTAGGTCCACCTGGGGTCATTTCAAGCGCGTTGGCCGAAGCGTTACCAAGCAAACGTACCGGGTCCCACCACGGACGACCGTCGCAGGTATGCTGGCAGCCATCGTTGGCGCCGAGCGAAATTCATACTACGATGTCTTCGGCGCTGATAATGCTGCCATCGCAATTACACCGCTGTCCGACATCCGGACCGTAAACATCCCAACGGTCGGCCTCGGAACTGATCCCGGGCAAGATGTAACGACGACTGTCGGAAACTACTACAGTGAGTACAACCTCACCTACCAAGATACGACCAAAGATCGGCAACTCCACGCATACGAGGTGCTGGCCGATCCAGCGTATCGAATCGATGTAGCACTGGAGGACGAAGCGTTCTATGACGAGCTTCGAGACCATCTCGAGAGTGGGACCGCTGTTTATCCACCTAGTTTAGGGAAATCAGAATACCTCGCAACGATTGAGGATATCGAGATCGATCGCCCCCCGAGTAGAGTAGATACTGACGGCGTCGTCGAGATAGATTCTGTCGTTCCTGGATCGCTCTCGGATGCCATCCCACAAGGCGGTGTAACCTACGGTACCGAACGGTCTCCGGCCGTAATGGAACGGGTTGATGGCGGTCGACGAACAACGAGATTCGACGACTACGTTTACACGAATCAAGCCGATGATGTGGTCCAGATCCGGGCTGATGCAGATCCCGTTCCTGTTTCGGTTGGATCACGAACCGTCGTATTCCGCTGA
- the cas7b gene encoding type I-B CRISPR-associated protein Cas7/Csh2 — MTTPNRSELLFVYDAQDCNPNGNPIGDNRPRRDPDTGQGIITDVRLKRYLRDQLLDDGYDIYVKKVDGESKTRTTLIKDVLNMVGDAEEIEEVEDLGTDFLQAATDVRYFGATLSFEASDDEEDEAFREGLNSALPNHYQGPVQFLPSKSLNEVEVNEEYDSLTSVISTGEENRQGGFDLDDKRIKYGIFPFWGLVDNNGAETTQLSQEDVERLDTLCWRALKNQTTSRSKLGQEPRLYLRVEYEEGNYHVGGLHEMLELGEESAESLRSVRDVVVDATDLVAALESVSDRIKTIHTVGDDRLTIKIDGETIQGDAFADYLESDGHHVHRIDVIEERDLVA, encoded by the coding sequence ATGACGACACCAAATCGTTCCGAACTGCTGTTCGTTTACGACGCACAGGACTGCAACCCCAATGGCAACCCGATCGGCGACAATCGCCCTCGACGTGATCCGGATACCGGTCAGGGGATTATCACTGACGTTCGACTCAAGCGTTACCTTCGAGATCAGCTGCTTGATGACGGATACGATATCTACGTCAAGAAAGTCGACGGCGAATCAAAGACCAGGACGACTCTGATCAAGGATGTCCTGAATATGGTCGGTGATGCTGAAGAGATCGAGGAAGTCGAAGATCTCGGGACTGACTTCCTACAGGCCGCAACTGACGTTCGGTACTTTGGAGCAACTCTCAGCTTCGAGGCTAGTGATGATGAGGAAGACGAAGCTTTCCGAGAAGGGCTGAATAGTGCACTGCCGAATCACTATCAGGGCCCAGTCCAGTTCCTCCCTTCGAAGTCCCTGAACGAGGTCGAAGTCAACGAAGAGTACGACTCGCTCACGAGCGTCATCTCGACCGGAGAAGAGAACCGACAGGGCGGCTTCGATCTGGACGATAAGCGGATCAAGTACGGCATCTTCCCGTTCTGGGGGCTCGTCGACAACAATGGGGCCGAAACAACGCAGTTGAGCCAAGAAGACGTCGAACGGCTCGACACACTCTGTTGGCGGGCGCTGAAGAATCAGACGACATCTCGCTCCAAGCTAGGCCAGGAACCACGGCTCTATCTCCGTGTTGAGTACGAGGAGGGGAACTATCACGTCGGTGGCCTTCATGAGATGCTCGAACTCGGGGAGGAGAGCGCTGAGTCGCTCCGCTCGGTGCGTGATGTGGTCGTAGATGCGACGGACCTAGTGGCCGCACTCGAGTCCGTAAGTGACCGTATCAAGACGATCCATACTGTCGGCGACGACCGTCTCACCATCAAGATTGATGGCGAGACGATACAAGGCGATGCATTCGCTGACTACCTCGAGTCGGACGGACACCATGTCCACCGGATCGATGTGATCGAAGAACGAGATCTCGTGGCCTGA
- the cas8b gene encoding type I-B CRISPR-associated protein Cas8b/Csh1, which translates to MSDNPTPGDFQAALDEYWHDRPPASLEDVMALYGVLAVVESGGGLYTTPSKLEPFIDDGRLVTISIDLTEDSPAVVGLDQDVLREEDVPKLGYSHKSSGRGAKYSLTQIGSKNGNDAEGVSSTILGRIRSWTEQDSVQSLTGENGHPDGWLIETLAEVFEKDSKTLEALEENIIDLLPADESLPYVMTIRLKLDSRDVESANATNQQWFYPAEIGVLEEAMKRYATANAADKNIDKGSSEGQGVGVVTGEEGRVVGTPESPLGVFSVKHPDAQPGLLQTESWRHYPVSDDVAMLFAKGQDLIERCVYRNGGMETYALPYFAGEMTGEKAHALYLAIASVDADREVDESADPPMSQVTFHLTENEDEAIRELAEQELRFYTVSMPISDDKNVVAEEPAASIYWPNVLSEAFRETVEGPTLDLSKGGFQAFDKWPLLTLDGTDTMQKRRLAFMRITNHEFTDAVFAYRDDEEGDDFRRIVDHRLLSGTPINVKVLFEEYLQRYADAAEDGELPPHQIVVQQLVHLETLSRAGLLEGIDTPIEPTETMTSEPIDTSDIAAIREQRLEAFLERPLFDETTRKAAALAGVLVGQISWHQDSVRGVGRPLDAGTKGDQLTKHGLENALTTALEKAKVYAQDSDRSFDRDLLFPETVDQLLEETEALPTEWDIDKRELQFCYVLGHAHGRRSMPVAFEMYDGDETESPEAATVESTAN; encoded by the coding sequence ATGAGTGATAATCCAACCCCCGGAGATTTCCAAGCGGCTCTCGACGAATATTGGCATGATCGTCCGCCCGCGAGTCTCGAGGACGTCATGGCCCTGTATGGAGTCCTCGCGGTAGTCGAAAGCGGCGGGGGCCTCTATACGACGCCCAGTAAGCTTGAGCCGTTCATAGACGATGGTCGTCTCGTGACGATCTCGATAGACCTAACTGAGGATTCACCAGCAGTGGTCGGTCTGGACCAAGATGTACTCCGTGAGGAAGACGTTCCTAAGCTTGGTTACTCGCACAAATCCTCTGGGCGTGGTGCCAAGTACAGCCTGACGCAGATCGGCTCAAAGAACGGTAATGACGCAGAGGGCGTCAGCAGTACAATCTTGGGACGAATCCGCTCGTGGACTGAACAGGACAGTGTCCAGAGCCTTACTGGCGAGAATGGGCATCCTGATGGGTGGCTCATCGAAACGCTCGCAGAGGTCTTTGAGAAAGACTCGAAAACGCTTGAAGCCCTGGAAGAGAATATTATCGACCTCCTGCCGGCTGATGAGTCCCTTCCCTACGTAATGACAATTCGGCTCAAACTCGATTCTAGGGACGTTGAGTCAGCAAACGCAACCAACCAGCAGTGGTTCTATCCTGCTGAAATCGGTGTTCTCGAAGAGGCCATGAAGCGATATGCAACCGCCAATGCCGCCGACAAAAACATCGACAAAGGCTCCTCTGAGGGACAAGGCGTAGGCGTGGTCACTGGCGAAGAGGGCCGTGTCGTTGGGACACCGGAGAGCCCACTGGGTGTCTTTTCTGTGAAACACCCTGATGCACAGCCGGGTCTTCTCCAGACTGAATCTTGGCGGCACTATCCAGTCAGCGATGACGTGGCCATGCTGTTCGCCAAGGGACAGGATCTGATCGAGCGCTGTGTCTATCGAAATGGCGGAATGGAAACATATGCGCTCCCGTACTTCGCCGGTGAAATGACTGGAGAGAAGGCCCATGCCCTCTACCTGGCTATCGCTTCTGTAGATGCTGATCGTGAGGTTGACGAGTCTGCTGATCCACCGATGTCCCAGGTTACATTCCACCTCACCGAGAACGAGGACGAAGCCATTCGGGAACTGGCTGAGCAAGAACTCCGGTTCTATACCGTTTCGATGCCGATTAGCGATGATAAGAACGTTGTCGCTGAAGAACCAGCGGCATCGATCTACTGGCCAAACGTCCTTTCAGAGGCGTTCCGGGAAACGGTCGAAGGTCCGACACTGGATCTATCGAAGGGTGGCTTCCAGGCGTTCGATAAGTGGCCACTGCTGACCCTTGACGGGACAGATACAATGCAGAAACGTCGGTTGGCGTTCATGCGGATTACGAATCACGAGTTTACGGACGCTGTGTTCGCCTATCGAGATGACGAAGAAGGTGATGACTTCCGTCGTATTGTCGATCATCGACTCCTCTCGGGAACACCAATCAACGTGAAGGTACTATTCGAAGAGTATCTGCAGCGGTATGCCGATGCTGCAGAGGACGGTGAGCTTCCACCACACCAGATCGTTGTCCAGCAGCTCGTTCACCTCGAGACACTCTCACGAGCGGGGCTGCTGGAGGGAATCGATACGCCAATCGAACCAACAGAGACCATGACTTCAGAACCCATCGACACGAGCGATATCGCAGCGATACGCGAACAACGCCTCGAGGCCTTCCTCGAACGGCCACTGTTCGACGAGACAACGCGGAAAGCAGCTGCCCTTGCAGGTGTTCTTGTTGGGCAGATTAGCTGGCACCAAGATTCAGTTCGTGGTGTCGGCCGTCCACTTGATGCCGGGACGAAGGGCGATCAGCTCACGAAACATGGGCTAGAGAATGCACTCACAACTGCACTAGAGAAGGCAAAAGTCTACGCCCAAGACTCTGACCGGTCGTTTGACCGCGACTTGCTCTTCCCAGAAACCGTCGACCAACTGCTGGAAGAAACTGAGGCACTCCCTACGGAGTGGGATATCGATAAGCGTGAACTCCAGTTCTGCTATGTGCTGGGCCATGCACATGGTCGACGGTCGATGCCGGTTGCCTTCGAAATGTACGACGGCGATGAGACGGAGAGTCCTGAGGCCGCCACTGTAGAATCAACTGCCAACTAA
- a CDS encoding CRISPR-associated endoribonuclease Cas6, whose protein sequence is MRIELALDAVADAAYDTAAHHKIRGRIWRALENTDEYAEVHDTHHGVGFSFSNIFPWGPIEEGDRRYIRIASPRRDLLDELIAHFSRNREFEVGQMRFEVADITGHAPQVGEAGSTGRMDTGTGVFCALTRQLAEEHGLDTTEIESGESETKLFWRPKHGMEPLQATIRRSLQRTHEQFGDEYYDGPTEVDEPLFNQIEPIKDDVTYSIHFQPATAVDRTVILSKWRLGYRVRDETHRYHLNLALDAGIGQRREHGFGFLNLREQNPPRADTS, encoded by the coding sequence ATGCGTATCGAACTCGCACTGGATGCGGTCGCGGATGCAGCCTACGATACTGCTGCACATCACAAAATCCGGGGCCGCATTTGGCGTGCACTCGAGAACACGGATGAATACGCTGAGGTCCATGACACACACCATGGGGTCGGCTTTTCGTTCTCGAATATCTTTCCGTGGGGCCCAATTGAAGAGGGTGATCGTCGGTATATCCGAATCGCTTCCCCGCGTCGCGACCTCTTGGATGAACTCATTGCCCATTTTAGCCGGAACCGTGAGTTCGAGGTCGGGCAGATGCGTTTTGAAGTGGCGGATATCACCGGCCATGCACCCCAAGTTGGTGAAGCAGGCTCGACTGGCCGTATGGATACTGGGACGGGCGTATTCTGTGCACTCACCCGCCAGCTAGCGGAAGAACATGGGTTGGATACCACGGAAATAGAGTCCGGCGAGTCAGAGACCAAGCTCTTCTGGAGACCAAAGCACGGAATGGAACCCCTCCAAGCGACAATCCGCCGATCGCTCCAGCGAACTCACGAGCAATTTGGTGATGAATACTACGATGGTCCGACTGAAGTAGACGAACCCCTGTTTAACCAAATCGAGCCGATCAAAGACGACGTCACATACTCGATTCACTTCCAACCGGCCACAGCTGTTGATCGGACAGTCATCCTCTCGAAGTGGCGGCTTGGCTATCGAGTCCGGGACGAAACACATCGGTATCACCTAAATCTAGCGCTAGATGCAGGGATCGGACAACGTCGTGAACACGGGTTTGGGTTCCTCAACCTCCGGGAACAGAATCCACCACGGGCAGATACATCATGA
- a CDS encoding DUF4097 family beta strand repeat-containing protein, translating into MNFDITRRRAVIAGAAVSVGGLAIGGIASRQLADEKSEEHTTETFNETYDAAEIDIATDVGSVSVIGADRETVELEVEQSGSVRSLDRTTLTVDGSTNTLDVTVDYEQTITERLGLTPDSRPDSEIVLTVPHELERAVLETVNGAIDARDIEATVTASTTNGTIDVDSSNIAGLNSTNGDIDAVVEALAAETVIETTNGDVALETDELDGDVTFESTNGEIDCTLGDAVDTTVTVSTTNGEIEFESDRASVATRTDEELEAVIGEGTNDLHFETTNGDITIVD; encoded by the coding sequence ATGAATTTCGATATCACTCGTCGACGAGCCGTTATTGCAGGTGCTGCCGTCTCAGTCGGCGGACTCGCGATCGGCGGGATCGCGTCCCGGCAACTGGCTGACGAGAAAAGCGAGGAACACACGACGGAAACGTTCAACGAAACCTATGATGCCGCCGAAATCGACATAGCTACTGACGTTGGTTCCGTTTCGGTAATCGGTGCTGACCGCGAAACGGTCGAACTCGAAGTCGAACAGTCCGGTTCGGTACGTTCTCTAGACCGGACGACGTTAACGGTTGACGGGAGTACCAACACCCTTGATGTGACGGTCGACTACGAGCAAACGATCACGGAGCGACTCGGGCTGACGCCCGACTCCAGACCGGACTCCGAAATCGTACTTACTGTGCCACACGAACTCGAGCGGGCGGTACTCGAGACGGTAAACGGGGCTATCGACGCGCGGGATATCGAAGCGACCGTAACCGCGAGTACTACCAACGGAACGATCGACGTGGATAGCTCGAATATCGCGGGTCTCAACTCTACGAACGGTGATATCGACGCCGTCGTCGAGGCCCTCGCTGCTGAGACAGTGATCGAGACGACGAACGGCGACGTCGCTCTCGAGACGGACGAACTCGACGGCGACGTGACATTCGAGTCGACGAACGGAGAGATCGACTGCACGCTCGGTGATGCCGTCGATACGACCGTCACCGTCTCGACGACCAACGGCGAGATCGAGTTCGAGAGCGACCGGGCGAGCGTCGCAACCCGAACCGACGAGGAACTCGAAGCGGTTATCGGCGAGGGGACAAACGATTTGCACTTTGAGACGACCAACGGAGATATTACGATCGTCGACTGA
- a CDS encoding ABC transporter ATP-binding protein — MPAIRTDGLTKRFGRSIVAVENVSFEVERGEIFGFLGPNGAGKSTTIDLLLGFLTPTSGEAYLLGREVSARSVRVRKRVGILPEGVPPYARLTAREHLEFVADCKGVEEDIDELLADIGLVPAADRKVGEFSKGMTQRLRLGMALVGDPDVLILDEPSSGLDPTGISEMRELLRERAAAGATVFFSSHILSEVEELCDRIGILNDGQLVAVDTIDELRAVAAPETTLSIVVGNADCDPLDVLAAHEAVSDVWKDDDRFCASVDRGEKASVLAALENDGITVDDFSVDEASLEDLFTAYMDGNRRAREVES, encoded by the coding sequence ATGCCCGCGATTAGAACAGACGGACTGACGAAACGGTTTGGACGATCGATAGTCGCAGTCGAGAACGTGAGTTTCGAGGTCGAACGGGGGGAAATATTCGGATTTTTGGGTCCGAACGGGGCGGGAAAGTCGACGACTATCGATCTCTTACTTGGCTTTCTCACACCGACATCGGGCGAAGCGTACCTGCTCGGGCGCGAGGTGAGCGCACGATCCGTTCGAGTACGGAAACGAGTCGGAATCCTTCCCGAAGGTGTGCCCCCGTACGCTCGATTAACTGCGCGCGAGCACCTCGAGTTCGTCGCCGACTGTAAGGGTGTCGAGGAAGATATCGACGAACTCCTCGCAGATATCGGCCTCGTGCCGGCTGCAGATCGAAAAGTAGGCGAGTTTTCGAAGGGGATGACCCAACGACTCCGGCTGGGGATGGCCCTGGTCGGCGACCCGGACGTGCTGATCCTCGACGAACCCTCGTCGGGACTCGATCCGACGGGCATCTCCGAAATGCGAGAGTTACTCCGAGAGCGAGCGGCGGCCGGAGCCACCGTGTTCTTTTCGAGCCACATCCTGTCCGAGGTCGAGGAGCTCTGTGACCGCATCGGGATCCTCAACGACGGCCAATTGGTAGCCGTCGACACGATCGATGAACTCCGTGCCGTCGCAGCACCCGAAACGACGCTCTCGATCGTAGTCGGAAACGCCGACTGCGACCCTCTCGACGTGCTAGCAGCCCATGAGGCCGTTTCCGATGTCTGGAAGGACGACGACCGTTTCTGTGCGTCGGTCGACCGCGGCGAAAAGGCGAGCGTCTTGGCGGCCCTCGAGAACGACGGCATCACCGTTGACGACTTTTCGGTCGACGAAGCCTCGTTAGAGGATCTCTTTACCGCGTATATGGACGGCAATCGGCGCGCACGGGAGGTGGAATCATGA